A genome region from Brienomyrus brachyistius isolate T26 chromosome 23, BBRACH_0.4, whole genome shotgun sequence includes the following:
- the rps5 gene encoding 40S ribosomal protein S5 yields the protein MTEWETAPAVAETPEIKLFGKWSTDDVQINDISLQDYIAVKEKYAKYLPHSGGRYAAKRFRKAQCPIVERLTNSMMMHGRNNGKKLMTVRIVKHAFEIIHLLTGENPLQVLVNAIINSGPREDSTRIGRAGTVRRQAVDVSPLRRVNQAIWLLCTGAREAAFRNIKTIAECLADELINAAKGSSNSYAIKKKDELERVAKSNR from the exons ATGACTGAGTGGGAGACTGCCCCGGCCGTTGCTGAAACCCCAGAGATCAAGCTCTTTGGCAAGTGGAGCACTGATGATGTCCAGATCAATGACATCTCCCTGCAG GATTACATTGCTGTGAAGGAGAAGTACGCTAAGTACCTCCCACACTCTGGGGGGCGATATGCTGCCAAGCGGTTCCGCAAGGCTCAATGCCCCATTGTTGAGCGCCTCACCAACTCCATGATGATGCATGGCCGCAACAATGGCAAGAAGCTGATGACCGTGCGCATTGTCAAGCATGCCTTTGAAATCATCCATCTGCTCACCGGAGAG AACCCCCTCCAGGTACTGGTGAATGCAATCATCAACAGTGGCCCCCGCGAGGACTCCACTCGCATCGGCCGTGCTGGCACCGTCAGGAGGCAGGCTGTGGACGTGTCGCCCCTGCGCAGGGTCAACCAG GCAATCTGGCTGCTGTGCACAGGAGCAAGAGAAGCGGCCTTCAGGAACATTAAGACCATTGCTGAGTGCCTCGCTGATGAGCTCATCAATGCGGCCAAG GGATCATCCAACTCCTATGCTATCAAGAAGAAGGACGAGTTGGAGAGAGTGGCCAAATCCAACCGTTAA
- the ppt2b gene encoding lysosomal thioesterase PPT2, giving the protein MPGSCSSSGVAAAAWMLWPLVGACMAVAVLGYKPVIVVHGLFDSSSDFENLLRFINLSHPGTNVSVIDLFDRSASLQPLWKQVEGFRQAIYPIMQNAGDGVHFICYSQGGLVCRGILSILPDHNVHSFISLSAPQAGQYGDTDYLKYLFPQFVKSNLYHLCYTSVGQRVSICNYWNDPHHRDMYINSSDYLAVLNSERPNSNTTVWKNNFLRIKKLVLIGGPDDGVITPWQSSLFGFYDDNETVVDMKHQDVYLRDLFGLKTLDARGDLVTCVVPDVLHTKWHSNYTVYTRCIDKWLA; this is encoded by the exons ATGCCGGGATCGTGTTCAAGCAGCGGCGTCGCCGCGGCCGCCTGGATGCTCTGGCCGCTTGTCGGCGCCTGCATGGCAGTGGCGGTGCTCGGATACAAGCCGGTGATCGTCGTCCACGGGCTTTTCGACAGCTCCAGCGACTTTGAAAACCTGCTGCGATTCATCAACCTT TCTCACCCAGGTACCAATGTGTCCGTGATCGACCTGTTTGACCGGAGCGCCAGCCTGCAGCCTCTCTGGAAGCAGGTAGAAGGCTTCAGGCAGGCCATCTACCCCATCATGCAGAATGCCGGCGATGGAGTCCACTTCATCTGCTACTCCCAAG gcGGACTGGTGTGCAGAGGGATTCTCTCCATCCTGCCGGATCACAACGTTCACTCATTCATCTCCCTCTCTGCTCCACAAGCTGGGCAATATGGAG ACACGGATTACTTGAAGTACCTCTTCCCTCAGTTTGTGAAATCCAACCTGTATCACCTGTGTTATACATCAGTGGGACAACGAGTTTCCATCTGCAACTACTGGAACG ACCCGCATCACAGAGACATGTATATCAACAGTAGTGATTATCTGGCTGTTCTAAACAGTGAGAGACCAAACAGCAAcacaacag TGTGGAAGAACAATTTCCTGCGCATTAAGAAGCTGGTACTGATCGGGGGGCCAGACGATGGAGTTATCACACCTTGGCAGTCCAG tttgtTTGGATTTTACGACGACAATGAAACGGTTGTTGACATGAAGCACCAGGAT gtGTATTTAAGGGACTTATTCGGGCTGAAGACGCTGGACGCTCGAGGCGACTTGGTCACTTGTGTGGTCCCTGATGTCCTGCACACCAAGTGGCACTCAAACTACACTGTGTACACCAGGTGTATAGATAAATGGCTCGCATAG